A genomic segment from Acidobacteriota bacterium encodes:
- a CDS encoding ABC transporter permease has translation MIRFVLRRLLAAAVLFLIVLTLAFAVVALAPGDPMAPSDPRIPPEQAERLRALYGLDQPLPAQYLRWLGAVVLHWDWGQSYRTGQPVAELLFDALPPTLLLAGAALVAQYLLGIGLGLIAASRPNSRLDLSVRVASLVVYALPTFWVGLMAILVLAVGLGLAPAGGMTSAAAFELGPVAAALDVLAHLWLPALVLGLSMAGDIARYTRSSLIEFQATEAGRAARARGLSETRILLVHGLAHAAPRLLQLASVSAPLLLSGAVVAEVVFAWPGLGTATLLAIQSGDIPVVLAATAYGAVLVIAASLLADLLLTRLDPRIRVE, from the coding sequence GTGATCCGCTTCGTCCTGCGCCGCCTGCTGGCCGCGGCGGTGCTCTTCCTGATCGTCCTGACTCTGGCCTTCGCCGTCGTGGCGCTGGCTCCCGGCGATCCGATGGCGCCCTCCGACCCACGGATTCCGCCAGAGCAGGCGGAGCGGTTGCGGGCGCTCTACGGGCTCGACCAGCCCCTTCCCGCGCAGTATCTCCGTTGGCTGGGAGCGGTCGTCCTGCACTGGGACTGGGGGCAGTCCTACCGAACCGGTCAGCCCGTGGCGGAACTTCTGTTCGATGCCCTGCCGCCCACCCTCCTGCTGGCCGGCGCGGCCCTGGTCGCCCAGTACCTGCTCGGCATCGGCCTCGGCCTGATCGCGGCTTCCCGACCGAACTCGCGTCTCGACCTGAGCGTGCGCGTCGCGAGCCTGGTCGTTTACGCCCTGCCCACGTTCTGGGTCGGCCTGATGGCGATCCTCGTGCTGGCGGTGGGCCTGGGTCTGGCGCCGGCCGGCGGCATGACCTCCGCCGCCGCCTTCGAACTCGGGCCGGTAGCCGCCGCTCTCGACGTGCTGGCGCACCTGTGGCTTCCGGCCCTGGTCCTCGGCCTGTCGATGGCCGGCGACATCGCCCGCTACACCCGGAGTTCGCTGATCGAGTTCCAGGCCACCGAGGCCGGTCGCGCGGCCCGGGCCCGCGGCCTGTCCGAGACACGGATCCTGCTCGTTCACGGCCTGGCCCACGCCGCTCCGCGCCTGCTTCAGCTCGCCTCTGTATCGGCTCCGCTCCTGCTTTCCGGCGCCGTGGTGGCCGAAGTCGTCTTCGCCTGGCCCGGCCTCGGCACCGCGACACTCCTGGCGATCCAGTCGGGTGACATTCCCGTGGTCCTCGCGGCCACCGCATACGGCGCCGTCCTGGTCATCGCCGCGTCGCTTCTCGCGGAC